One segment of Salvia splendens isolate huo1 chromosome 20, SspV2, whole genome shotgun sequence DNA contains the following:
- the LOC121781931 gene encoding uncharacterized protein LOC121781931 isoform X2 produces the protein MYEGRSHKSAVEFLWVGGQQLDPFVITFSEIAKETFPGFPEKELTWWEMNILGRLNKYENPNRLLNIFDIVAALRAFKQSAPKYVEHILLKWLASCLGSKCEISHKLLSEAPKLRTMHSSRQLHRINIISREVVLKEFMTENVSGKEHVLEGSSCDKKEEINLWMDFLLSCEKELLLRLVSISISSEEFSGVGGDGLPQMKQWLLQNVKDEYIFLAAEIREVKKRISHLFHFSSGN, from the exons ATGTATGAAGGAAG ATCTCATAAATCTGCAGTTGAGTTCCTTTGGGTTGGAGGCCAACAATTGGACCCTTTTGTTATTACATTTTCAGAGATAGCAAAGGAAACATTTCCTGGATTCCCGGAGAAAGAACTGACTTGGTGGGAAATGAATATACTCGGGCGTCTTAACAAGTATGAGAACCCCAACAGGCTTCTGAACATTTTTGATATCGTGGCAGCTCTCCGAGCCTTCAAGCAGTCTGCACCCAAGTATGTAGAGCATATCCTGCTGAAATGGCTGGCATCTTGCTTAGGATCCAAGTGTGAAATATCTCATAAATTATTGTCTGAAGCGCCTAAGCTTCGGACCATGCACTCATCCCGTCAGTTGCACCGCATAAACATAATCAGCAGGGAAGTGGTGCTTAAAGAATTCATGACAGAGAACGTGAGCGGAAAAGAACATGTATTAGAAGGCTCGAGTTGTGACAAGAAAGAAGAAATAAATCTGTGGATGGACTTTCTACTTAGCTGTGAAAAAGAACTCTTGTTGAGGCTTGTCAGCATTAGTATTTCATCAGAAGAATTTTCCGGAGTTGGAGGTGATGGATTGCCACAGATGAAGCAGTGGCTTTTGCAAAATGTGAAAGACGAATACATATTCCTTGCAGCAGAAATTAGAGAGGTTAAGAAGAG GATATCACATCTATTTCATTTCTCATCGGGAAACTAG
- the LOC121781509 gene encoding uncharacterized protein LOC121781509: protein METQQQNSASILCLLALCTTSGHVKLYRCPHCSPKWIEVVNVSEVLYNYYKSTNFGECQIVPLEGSDVIPRQDTAKCVNRRIQKTANVVSEDHENLGEKNNWQIVSSSFYEGDPLEEVTEDCLPLISAQQYASRNEMLMSLIIAWSPILETSGNDVAFPSNSSNCCSILVVGGKCSKISLWRVRAPECYSTDNAGHASEVRLVGLEKTHDSWITTISWVRYGSNDSNTQFALVTGSSDV, encoded by the exons ATGGAAACTCAGCAACAAAACTCAGCATCTATACT TTGTTTGCTTGCTCTTTGCACCACCAGCGGGCATGTGAAGCTTTACCGCTGTCCACATTGTTCTCCGAAGTGGATAGAA GTTGTGAATGTATCTGAAGTGTTATATAATTACTACAAGAGCACCAATTTTGGGGAGTGTCAAATTGTACCCTTGGAAGGTTCTGAC GTTATACCAAGACAAGATACTGCAAAGTGTGTCAACCGTAGAATACAAAAAACAGCTAAT GTAGTATCAGAAGACCATGAAAATTTGGGTGAGAAGAACAATTGGCAAATTGTTTCCTCCTCTTTCTATGAAGGGGACCCTCTGGAGGAAGTGACAGAAGACTGTCTTCCATTAATATCTGCACAGCAATATGCTTCTCGCAATGAAATGCTAATGTCACTTATTATTGCTTGGTCTCCAATTCTGGAGACATCTGGAAACGATGTGGCTTTTCCTTCTAACTCTTCTAATTGCTGCTCAATTCTTGTTGTTGGTGGAAAGTGCAGTAAAATTTCATTGTGGAGAGTTCGTGCACCTGAGTGCTATTCTACTGATAATGCTGGGCACGCGAGTGAGGTTCGACTTGTTGGCCTTGAGAAGACACATGATAGCTGGATTACAACAATTAGTTGGGTTAGATATGGGTCTAATGATTCAAACACCCAGTTTGCATTGGTTACTGGGAGTTCTGATG TGTGA
- the LOC121781931 gene encoding uncharacterized protein LOC121781931 isoform X1 yields MYEGRSHKSAVEFLWVGGQQLDPFVITFSEIAKETFPGFPEKELTWWEMNILGRLNKYENPNRLLNIFDIVAALRAFKQSAPKYVEHILLKWLASCLGSKCEISHKLLSEAPKLRTMHSSRQLHRINIISREVVLKEFMTENVSGKEHVLEGSSCDKKEEINLWMDFLLSCEKELLLRLVSISISSEEFSGVGGDGLPQMKQWLLQNVKDEYIFLAAEIREVKKRKLEETSEHEVHERCHFCTGIVPFESTEYATCSGSIDKNGVNRTHKLQRCAVTLQVLPTKPSWYCMCCHRRASKMAPTILFAMPTYRSDFKSFIESPTHKHTSTPYCPFCGILLHRSQPQYFLSPSPV; encoded by the exons ATGTATGAAGGAAG ATCTCATAAATCTGCAGTTGAGTTCCTTTGGGTTGGAGGCCAACAATTGGACCCTTTTGTTATTACATTTTCAGAGATAGCAAAGGAAACATTTCCTGGATTCCCGGAGAAAGAACTGACTTGGTGGGAAATGAATATACTCGGGCGTCTTAACAAGTATGAGAACCCCAACAGGCTTCTGAACATTTTTGATATCGTGGCAGCTCTCCGAGCCTTCAAGCAGTCTGCACCCAAGTATGTAGAGCATATCCTGCTGAAATGGCTGGCATCTTGCTTAGGATCCAAGTGTGAAATATCTCATAAATTATTGTCTGAAGCGCCTAAGCTTCGGACCATGCACTCATCCCGTCAGTTGCACCGCATAAACATAATCAGCAGGGAAGTGGTGCTTAAAGAATTCATGACAGAGAACGTGAGCGGAAAAGAACATGTATTAGAAGGCTCGAGTTGTGACAAGAAAGAAGAAATAAATCTGTGGATGGACTTTCTACTTAGCTGTGAAAAAGAACTCTTGTTGAGGCTTGTCAGCATTAGTATTTCATCAGAAGAATTTTCCGGAGTTGGAGGTGATGGATTGCCACAGATGAAGCAGTGGCTTTTGCAAAATGTGAAAGACGAATACATATTCCTTGCAGCAGAAATTAGAGAGGTTAAGAAGAG GAAACTAGAGGAAACCTCAGAACATGAAGTGCATGAGCGCTGCCACTTCTGCACAGGCATTGTGCCATTCGAATCAACTGAGTACGCAACTTGCTCCGGATCAATAGACAAAAATGGGGTTAATCGAACGCACAAGCTTCAAAGGTGTGCAGTTACTCTCCAGGTTCTACCAACTAAGCCCTCCTGGTATTGTATGTGTTGCCACAGACGGGCTTCAAAGATGGCGCCCACCATTTTGTTTGCCATGCCCACGTATCGTTCCGATTTCAAGTCTTTCATAGAGTCTCCTACTCACAAGCATACTTCGACACCATACTGTCCCTTCTGCGGCATACTTCTACATAGATCGCAACCGCAATATTTTCTGTCACCTTCCCCAGTTTAA